The Frondihabitans peucedani genome segment GCACGCTCCGCAGAACGCCGACGTGTACAGCTCGAGCCTCATGGTGCCTGGAACGCAGGATGCCACGATGCCATTCCCGAGGGAACGGCCCGTGGCATCCTGCGTGCGCCGGGAGACGGGGTCAGTTGACCTCGTCGTTGCGGTCTTCGGGGTCGGGCACGGGGTCGCTGTCGCTCGAGTCGAGCGAGTAGTGCACCTGCAGCTGCTCGCCCATCATGTGCGCCCGCGTCGCCTTGTAGACGATACCCGTCTCGGTGCCCTCGATCAGGACGTAGTCGGTGATCTCGTCGTCGTACGACCCGTCGGTCGACACGCGCGTGTCGGTGCGGCCGTCGCTCGGGCCGCCCTCGAAGAACACGACGTACTCGGCGCCTTCGGCGATGGTGGGTTTCTCGTCAGTCATGGGTCCTGTCTACCAGTGGCGACTGGACACCGCTCCGGCATAGCCAAGTTATATACTTTGGCTATACACTTGGAGGACCATGAGTTCCCAACCGACCGACATCCTCGAATCCCTCATCTCGTCGACCACGCGACTGGTGCGCTACGCAGCTCAGGCGTCGGGTCGCAACATGTCCTCCGCCACCGCGCGCACGCTCTCGATCCTGAGCGCCGAAGGCCCCCTCCGCACCGGCGACCTCGCCCGTGCCAGCCGGATCAGCCAGCCCGGCATGACCAAGCTGCTCCGCACCATGCAGGGCGACGAGCTCGTCTCGCGCATCGCCGAGGTCGACGACGCTCGCGCCTGGCTGATCCAGATCACCCCCAGGGGCCGCGCCGCGCTCGTCGAGTGGCGGAGCGTCCTCGCCACCGAGATGAGCCCGCTCTTCGGCGACCTCGACGAGACCGACTGGCAGACGCTCGAGGCGGCCGCGACGCTCCTCGAGGAGCGCAGCCGCCGGGAGGTGGTGTTCGCGTGAGCGGCAACGGCACCGGCACCGGCACACCGTCCCGCGCTTCCGCGCACGCTCCCGCTTCCGCGCACGCTCCCGCTTCCGCGCACGCTCCCGCTGAGAGGCAGTCGATCCTGAAGCAGCCGACCGCCGTCTGGGCCATCGCGTTCGCGTGTGTCGTGGCCTTCATGGGCATCGGCCTCGTCGACCCGATCCTGCCGACCATCGCCGCCTCGCTCCACGCGACGCCAACGCAGTCGGAGTACCTCTTCACCAGCTACCTGCTCGTGACCGGCGTCGCCATGTTCTTCACGAGCTTCGTGTCGTCGCGCATCGGCCCGAAGAAGACCCTCATGATCGGCCTCGCGCTGATCATCGTCTTCGCCCTGCTCGCCGCCACGTCGGGCAGTGTCCAGGAGGTCATCGGCTTCCGCGCGGGCTGGGGCCTCGGCAACGCGCTCTTCATCTCGACCGCCCTCGCCACGATCGTCGGTGCCGCGTCGGGCGGAACGGCCAGCGCGATCATCCTGTACGAGGCGGCACTCGGTCTCGGCATCGCGATCGGTCCGCTCGTCGGCGGCCTCCTCGGATCGGTGTCGTGGCGCGGACCCTTCTTCGGCGTCTGCGTGCTCATGGCGATCGCCTTCATCGCGATCGCGGTGTTCCTCCGCGGCGAGACGGCCAGGCCCGCCCCGTCGAAGCTGTCGGCGCCGTTCCGCGCCCTCGGGCGGCCCGCTCTCGCCACGCTCGCGGCGACCGCGCTGTTCTACAACATCGGCTTCTTCGTCCTGCTGGCCTACACGCCCTACCCGCTCGGCTTCGGCGCCCTCGGGATCGGCCTGACCTTCTTCGGCTGGGGCGTCGGCCTCGCGATCACCTCCGTCTTCGTCGCGCCGCGCCTCACCGCCCACCTCAAGCGGACCACCGTGCTCAGGATCGCGCTCCCCCTCCTCGCCCTCGACCTCGTCGCGGCCGGCGTGTTCGTCCACGTGCAGGCCGGGCTCGTCGTCTGCGTCGTCATCGGCGGTCTGGTGCTCGGCATCCTGAACACGGTGCTCACCGAGTCCGTCATGGAGGCGACCGACCTGCCCCGGGCCGTCGCGTCGTCGGCCTACTCGGCCGTTCGGTTCATCGGCGGGGCCATCGCGCCGCCCGCCGCGACAGCCATCGCCGACGCGGTCAGCCCGTCCGCCGCCTACTGGTTCGCCGCGGTCTCGGTCGCCGTCGGATTCGTGATCGTCGTCGTCGCCGGCCGGAACCTCCGCCGCATCGACGACGGCCCCGAGCCGGAGCCCGTCGAGGCCCGCGCGATCGTGGTCGGTGGCGCTGCCTGATCCTGCTGCTGTTGGTGGTCCTCCTGGTCCTGCCCCTGCTCTGTACATATGGACGGAGATTCTCGGACGATGCCCCTCCGATCCCCATGAAGTCGGCGGAAAATCGAGGATCTCCGTCCATATGTACGGACAGGACGTGCAGGATGAAGGATCTCCGTCCATATGTACGCGGGGTAGGAGACAGGCACAGAAGTGACGCCCAGCAGGGGCCGTCGGAGGCACTCGCTAGACTCGGCGCATGGCATCAAGCGCTGACAGACTGGTCTGGATCGACTGCGAGATGACCGGGCTCGACCTCGGCATCGACGAGCTCGTCGAGGTCGCCGTGGTCATCACCGACTTCGATCTCGTCCCCGTCCACCCGGGGTTCGACATCGTCATCAAGCCCGACCAGACCGCCCTCGACAACATGGGCGACTTCGTCACGCAGATGCACACGCACTCCGGGCTCATCACCGAGATCCCGAACGGCAAGAGCCTCGCCGAGGCCGAGTACGAGGTGCTGAACTACATCCTCGAGTACGTCCCCGACGCCGGCCAGGCGCCCATCGCCGGCAACACCATCGGCACCGACCGCACGTTCCTCGCCAAGTACATGCCCCGCGTCGACGGCCACCTCCACTACCGCAGCGTCGACGTCTCCAGCATCAAGGAGCTCGCCCGACGCTGGTTCCCGCGGGTGTACTACAACGCCCCGGCCAAGAACGGCGGCCACCGCGCCCTCGCCGACATCCTCGAGTCCATCCGCGAGCTCGAGTACTACCGGCTGGCTGGCTTCGTCGCCGAGCCCGGGCCCGCCACCGAAGACGTCCAGGAGATCTCGAGAGCAGTCGTGGACAAATGGGCTCCGCGAGTGGGATAGACTCGTCGGGTTGCTTCGTTCGTCACGCTCTCGCCAGCGCGGCGGGCGAAGTCGCATGGTGGGTATAGCTCAGCTGGTAGAGCGCCTGGTTGTGGTCTAGGAGGCCGCGGGTTCAAGCCCCGTTACTCACCCTGAAGGAGAAGGTCCTGCCCCGGTCGGGGTGGGGCCTTTTTCCGTTACCGCACGTCCGTTCTCGCGCGCCCCGACCCCCAGCAGGATCGCGTCGCTCCGCAAAACCCTCGCGATCGGCTAGCGCGGTGGTCCTAGGACCACCGCGGCGGCCGATCGGGAGGGTTTAGGGCAGGGGCGGGGGCACGTGCCAAGCTGACCGGGTGGACGATGTCACCGCAGCGGAATTCGAACGACTCGTGATCGACGAGCTCGATCTACTCCCCGACGACATGGTCGACGGCCTCGAGAACGTCGCGTTCATCACCGAGGACCGGCCGGAGGACGGCTCGCTCGACCTCCTCGGACTCTACGAGGGCATCGACCTGACCGAGCGCGGCCAGTACGGCTTCGGCGAGCTCCCCGACCGCATCATCCTCTACCGCGAGCCGCATCTGGCCGCCGTCGACACCCTCGACGACCTCCGCGGCGAGATCCACGTCACCCTCGTGCACGAGATCGGGCACTACTACGGGTTCGACGACGACAAGCTGCACGAGCTCGGCTGGGCCTGAGCACCGGCACCGGCGACTACCTCGCCACGACGACGTCGGCGAGCGAGCGCGGGTCGGCCACGCGCAGGTGGTGGTCCTCCTGCTCGGCCCACATCCGCCACCAGGGCGCGTACGCGTCGGCGTCCGAGCGACCGGCCACTCGTGTGCGGCGCGTCTCCTCGTCGAGCTCGACCCAGATCCGGAACGTGGCGAGCGCGGACGACGCGGGGGTGAGCGATCCTGCGCCCTCGACGACGAGGGGCCGCGACGGGTCGAGGCTGCGCCAGGTCGAGGCCTCGGCCAGCTCCCAGTCCCAGCGCCGGTAGCCGGGTTCTGCGGGGCGCAGGATCGTGGTCACCACGGCCTCCGACGCCGCGGCCAGCCCGTGCCACCCGGGGTAGACGTCGTCGAGCCCGACCAGCTGGGCGTCGCCGACGAGCGGCGCCAGCGCCTCGCCGAGCGTCGTCTTGCCGGACCCGGAGCGCCCGTCGATCAGCACCACGGGCCGCCGCGCCGCAAGGCGCTGCCCCGCAGCCGACGCAGCCGCAGCCGCAACCGACGCCGACGCCGACGCAGCCGACGCGGCCGAAGCCGACGCCAGCGCCCGCGCGGCGAGCTCCCGCAGCAGCCCCGGATCGACGAGCTCAGGCAAGGACGAAGCTCCAGGTCCCGGCTGCGACGGCCACGGCGATCGAGACGCCGGCGATGACGACTCCGATCCCGATGAGCACCCACTCGGCGCGGCCGAACGTCGACGGCCTCGCCCAGGTGCGCGGGAGGTCGCTGCCGAAGCCCTTGGCCTCCATCGCGGTCGCGAGCTTGCTGCCGCGCCGCACCGAGAGCACCAGCAGGGCGAACGCCATGCCGGCGCTCCGGCGGACGGCGCCGACGAAGCCGCCGCTGTCGGCGACGCCGCGGGCCCGACGCGCGAGACCGAGCTGCCGCCAGTCGTCGACGAACAGCCCGACGAGCCGGATGCCGGCGAGGGCGCCGAGCACGAACCGGGCGGGGAGCCGCAGGATCTGCCCCAGCCCGTCGGCGAGGTCGGTCGGGTCGGTCGTGGCGAAGAGGACGATCCCGGGGATGCCGACGGCCAGGATCCTCAGTCCGATGGCGAGTGCCAGAGCGACGGACCCCTCGGTGACGGTGATGAAGCCGAGCCGCAGGAGGACGCCGCCGGAGTCCTGCCCGTAGAGCGACGTGGCGACGACCGACACGGGAGCGGCTATCCAGAGAGCGAGGGTCCGTCGCCAGAAGGCCCGCCAGCCGAGGCCGGCCCAGGCGAGGAGCACCGCCTCGAGCACCAGCGCGACGCCGGCGGACACCCAGTCGATCGACAGCAGCAGGCTGAGGCTCAGGATCACGGCCGCCCCGAGCTTCGCGACGGGGTTCACCCGCCCGACGGCGCGGGTGGTCTCGACCGGTGCGAGCAGCGTCACGAGAGGGCTCCGGCCGCTCGCGACGCCGAGGTGCGAGCGGCGGCGACCGCGTCTCCGGAGCCGCCGAGCACGAGGACGTCGTCGGCGAGCACGTCGACGAACTCGGCATCGTGTGTGACGGCGACGAGGGCGCTGCCGGCGTCGAGCAGCTCGGCCGACAGGGCGACGAGCTCCCGCCAGGTGCGGGCGTCCTGCCCGAAGGTGGGCTCGTCGAGCACCAGGATGCCAGGCCTCGCCGCCAGCACCGTGGCCACCGACAGCCGCCGCTTCTCGCCTCCCGACAGGGTGAACGGATTCGCACCGGCCAGGTGGTCGAGTCGCAGCCGCTGCAGGAGGTCGTCGACGCGTCGGGTGGTCTCGGCCTCGCCGAGCCGCAGCGCTCGCGGCCCGACGGCGAGCTCGTCGCGGACTCTGGAAGCGAGGAACTGGTGCTCCGGGTCCTGGAAGACGGTGCCGATCCTGGTCAGGAGGTCGCGCGACCGCCAGCGGATCGGGGAGGGCCCGGCGCCTTTCGCGAGAGCGGGGGACGCCGCGAGGGATCCTGCGACGGGCGGGAAGAGGCCGGCGAGGGTCAGGGCGAGGGTCGACTTGCCGGCGCCGTTCCGGCCGGTGACGGCCAGAGCGCGACCGGCGGCGACTCGGGCCTCGATGCCGGAGGCGACGGCGCGGCCGCTCCGCCCGACGGCCAAGCCGTCGGCGCTGAGCAGCCGGTCGGCAGCGAGCGGGGCCCCGGACGACGGCCCCGACGGCACGCGGACCGGCAGGAGCGGCGGGCGGCCGGGCACCCACACGCCGGCCTCGGCGAGGGCCGCGCCCTGCGCCTGGAGCACGTCGTCGGGGCGTCCGTCGGCGAGGACTCCCCCGCCGGCCGCCAGCACGACGACGCGGTCGACGAACGGGAGCCACACCGATACGCGGTGCTCGACGACGACCAGGGTGGCGCCGGTCTCGGCGACGGCGCGGCCCACCGACCGGCTGACCTCGGCGACGCCCTCCGGATCGAGGTTCGCGGTGGGCTCGTCGAGGAGCAGGAGGCCCGGCCGGAGGGCGAGCGCACCGGCGAGCGCGAGGCGCTGCTTCTGGCCGCCGCTGAGCGCGGAGGTCGACTGATCGAGCGGCAGGTCGAGGCCGACGGCGCGGAGCGACTCCTCCACGCGACGCCAGATCTCGTCGCGCGGGACGCCGAGGTTCTCCGGACCGAACGCCACGTCGTCGCCGACGCGCGCGAGGACGACCTGGGAGTCGGGATCCTGCAGGACGAGGCCGACGCGGCCGCGGACGCTCGCGGGCGGCACCCCGTCGACGAGGAGCTCCCCCCGGTCGTCGCCCTCCTCGTCGCCGCCGAGGACGCCGGCGAGGCCGGCGAGCAGGGTCGACTTGCCCGCGCCGGAGGCACCGAGCAGGAGGACGCGCTCGCCGGGCCCGATGTCGAGATCGAGGTCGGAGACGGCAGGACGGAGGCGGCCGGCGTGACGCCACGACCAGCCTCGCGCCCGGACGCTCGCGCCGGCGGTGCCGTGAGCGCCCCGGTCTGCCAGGGCGCTCACGGTCAGACCCGGGTCTGGGCGGCGCGCCCGGAGGCGAACCGCGACAGGGCTCCGGTCCGGGCGAGGCCGCGGACGGCGAGCCAGGAGAGGAGGCCGGCGAGGAGGACGCCGGAGGCGACCGAGCTCACGATGTAGACGGCCTTGTAGGAGGCGGCGAAGGCGGCGATGCTCGAGAAGTTCGTGTCGAGGAGCCCGGTCACGAGCCCCGCGCCCGCACCGGCGAGGAGGGCCGTGCCGAGCCTCCACGACCTGTAGAGGAACAGCGCCAGCACGATCTCGGCGCCGAGGCCCTCGAGGATCCCCCAGATGAGAGTGGAGAAGCCCCACTGGGTGCCGACGAGCATGGACACGACGGCGGCGACGATCTCGGTGTAGAGGGCGGCACCGGGCTTCCGGATGACGAGCCCGCCGAGGACGCCGGCGAACAGCCAGCCGCCCGAGAGGAGCCCCTCGAGACCCGGCGAGAACGACAGGAGCCCGCTGAGCGGGGTCCAGGCGAGGCCCCACAGCCAGAAGATCACTCCGGCTGCGACACCGAGAACCGACGCGGTGACGATGTCGACCACGCGCCAGCGGCGGGTCGACGGGCGGCCCGACTCTCGGGGGGCACGACTCGACTCCGACGTTCCGGAGGGCTTGACGGACGTAGACATGTTCTCTCCTCCCTGCGCTGGCATTACCCAGATCAGGTTCGACGGTCGAAGCGTGGTTCGCTTCCTCTCAGCCCGGCTCACCGGACTCCCGTGTGTTGTGGCTCGAGTGTAGCGCTCGCTGATCCTGCATGTCCCTGTGCTAAGCACGCTGCATGAAGTTCCGGAGGTGGCCGCACGGTCTCGCTGCGCTCATCGCCCTCTGCATCGCGGTCCTCGTCCTGGTCTCCGTCGAGACCGGCTCGGTCACCCGCCCCACGGCCGCGACCACGACCCGCCCGCTGCCCGGCCTCTCCCCGACGGAGCCGCCCGTGCCGGGGTCGAGAGGCGGTGCCGGGCGCGAGGGCGAGGGGCACCAGGCCGCGACCGGGGGCAGCGGCGTGGTCGCGGGGGGCACCGATCCTGCGTCCCGAGACCTGACGATGAACCCGTTCAACTTCCGGCTCGGCCTCATCAACGGCACGGTCGTCAAGCCCGACGCCCGCGACTGGGCGGCCCGCACCGTCGAGACGGGCCCTCTGCTGCTGTTCCTGCCCGCCACGGGGCACGTGCCGAACAACTACCGGAAGTTCCTGACCGTCGCCGCCGAGCAGGGCTACCACGTTCTCGGGCTCGACTTCTGGAACCAGGGGAAGTCGGTCGCGAAGACGTGCGGCGTCGACGCCCGGTGCTACACCGAGGTGCAGCGGAACCGGTTCAACGGCTACGGCCCCTCGCGATTCAGCAAGGTCGACGAGGCCAACTCGGTCCTCGCCCGCCTGCACGCCGCCCTCGACTACCTGGTGAAGCACGATCCCGACGGCGGCTGGGACCAGTACACGACGGACGAGAGCATCCACTGGAACAGGATCGTCGTCGCCGGCCACTCGCAGGGCGGCGGCGAGGCGGCCTACATCGCCCACCGCACCCGGGTGCTCGGTCAGCTGACCTTCGCGTCGCCGATCATCACGGACGAGGACACCCGGGCGTCGTGGCTCCGCCAGAAGGGGAAGACGCCCACCAGCGTCATGTACGGCTTCGACGACCGGGACGACATCTACTACCCGCGGATCGAGGCCTCGTGGCGCGAGCT includes the following:
- a CDS encoding oligoribonuclease encodes the protein MTDEKPTIAEGAEYVVFFEGGPSDGRTDTRVSTDGSYDDEITDYVLIEGTETGIVYKATRAHMMGEQLQVHYSLDSSDSDPVPDPEDRNDEVN
- a CDS encoding MarR family winged helix-turn-helix transcriptional regulator, giving the protein MSSQPTDILESLISSTTRLVRYAAQASGRNMSSATARTLSILSAEGPLRTGDLARASRISQPGMTKLLRTMQGDELVSRIAEVDDARAWLIQITPRGRAALVEWRSVLATEMSPLFGDLDETDWQTLEAAATLLEERSRREVVFA
- a CDS encoding MFS transporter, translated to MLKQPTAVWAIAFACVVAFMGIGLVDPILPTIAASLHATPTQSEYLFTSYLLVTGVAMFFTSFVSSRIGPKKTLMIGLALIIVFALLAATSGSVQEVIGFRAGWGLGNALFISTALATIVGAASGGTASAIILYEAALGLGIAIGPLVGGLLGSVSWRGPFFGVCVLMAIAFIAIAVFLRGETARPAPSKLSAPFRALGRPALATLAATALFYNIGFFVLLAYTPYPLGFGALGIGLTFFGWGVGLAITSVFVAPRLTAHLKRTTVLRIALPLLALDLVAAGVFVHVQAGLVVCVVIGGLVLGILNTVLTESVMEATDLPRAVASSAYSAVRFIGGAIAPPAATAIADAVSPSAAYWFAAVSVAVGFVIVVVAGRNLRRIDDGPEPEPVEARAIVVGGAA
- the orn gene encoding oligoribonuclease — its product is MASSADRLVWIDCEMTGLDLGIDELVEVAVVITDFDLVPVHPGFDIVIKPDQTALDNMGDFVTQMHTHSGLITEIPNGKSLAEAEYEVLNYILEYVPDAGQAPIAGNTIGTDRTFLAKYMPRVDGHLHYRSVDVSSIKELARRWFPRVYYNAPAKNGGHRALADILESIRELEYYRLAGFVAEPGPATEDVQEISRAVVDKWAPRVG
- a CDS encoding metallopeptidase family protein; its protein translation is MVDGLENVAFITEDRPEDGSLDLLGLYEGIDLTERGQYGFGELPDRIILYREPHLAAVDTLDDLRGEIHVTLVHEIGHYYGFDDDKLHELGWA
- a CDS encoding energy-coupling factor transporter transmembrane component T; protein product: MTLLAPVETTRAVGRVNPVAKLGAAVILSLSLLLSIDWVSAGVALVLEAVLLAWAGLGWRAFWRRTLALWIAAPVSVVATSLYGQDSGGVLLRLGFITVTEGSVALALAIGLRILAVGIPGIVLFATTDPTDLADGLGQILRLPARFVLGALAGIRLVGLFVDDWRQLGLARRARGVADSGGFVGAVRRSAGMAFALLVLSVRRGSKLATAMEAKGFGSDLPRTWARPSTFGRAEWVLIGIGVVIAGVSIAVAVAAGTWSFVLA
- a CDS encoding ABC transporter ATP-binding protein codes for the protein MSALADRGAHGTAGASVRARGWSWRHAGRLRPAVSDLDLDIGPGERVLLLGASGAGKSTLLAGLAGVLGGDEEGDDRGELLVDGVPPASVRGRVGLVLQDPDSQVVLARVGDDVAFGPENLGVPRDEIWRRVEESLRAVGLDLPLDQSTSALSGGQKQRLALAGALALRPGLLLLDEPTANLDPEGVAEVSRSVGRAVAETGATLVVVEHRVSVWLPFVDRVVVLAAGGGVLADGRPDDVLQAQGAALAEAGVWVPGRPPLLPVRVPSGPSSGAPLAADRLLSADGLAVGRSGRAVASGIEARVAAGRALAVTGRNGAGKSTLALTLAGLFPPVAGSLAASPALAKGAGPSPIRWRSRDLLTRIGTVFQDPEHQFLASRVRDELAVGPRALRLGEAETTRRVDDLLQRLRLDHLAGANPFTLSGGEKRRLSVATVLAARPGILVLDEPTFGQDARTWRELVALSAELLDAGSALVAVTHDAEFVDVLADDVLVLGGSGDAVAAARTSASRAAGALS
- a CDS encoding ECF transporter S component, translated to MSTSVKPSGTSESSRAPRESGRPSTRRWRVVDIVTASVLGVAAGVIFWLWGLAWTPLSGLLSFSPGLEGLLSGGWLFAGVLGGLVIRKPGAALYTEIVAAVVSMLVGTQWGFSTLIWGILEGLGAEIVLALFLYRSWRLGTALLAGAGAGLVTGLLDTNFSSIAAFAASYKAVYIVSSVASGVLLAGLLSWLAVRGLARTGALSRFASGRAAQTRV
- a CDS encoding BPSS1187 family protein, which gives rise to MKFRRWPHGLAALIALCIAVLVLVSVETGSVTRPTAATTTRPLPGLSPTEPPVPGSRGGAGREGEGHQAATGGSGVVAGGTDPASRDLTMNPFNFRLGLINGTVVKPDARDWAARTVETGPLLLFLPATGHVPNNYRKFLTVAAEQGYHVLGLDFWNQGKSVAKTCGVDARCYTEVQRNRFNGYGPSRFSKVDEANSVLARLHAALDYLVKHDPDGGWDQYTTDESIHWNRIVVAGHSQGGGEAAYIAHRTRVLGQLTFASPIITDEDTRASWLRQKGKTPTSVMYGFDDRDDIYYPRIEASWRELGMGRHPLTARVPVPSATTAKTVHTLVTTADIGDPHLSHLRTITDLTPMTSKGRPLFLPVWEWMLRAVYPTPSADEKGVSRAE